The Prionailurus viverrinus isolate Anna chromosome C1, UM_Priviv_1.0, whole genome shotgun sequence DNA window GAGATCtcgctccattttacagacgaaaACAATGAGACTTAAGAAAGCTCAGTGATCCACCCAAACACAAGTGCCTGGGCCAGAACCCAGGCCTCTGGCTCCTTAGATTGACCCCCCTCAGCAAAGCTTGGACAGAAGCTCCGACTTTCCACAGGGACCCCGCACGGACCTGGGTGCCAGCGGGGGCTCTGCCCGTCACCAGCTGCCTGACCACCTTTCCGACGGGTAAAAATGCCGACATGGCCCCTTCCCTGCGCCCAGAGAAATGGAGTAAAACATGTGGCGGGTCCAGCCCAGAGACCCCGGTGCACagtagacagagaaagaccatgAACGTGCGGAGTGTCCCGGGGTGCTGGAGCCACGCACACCTGGATCCTCTCCTCCTGGCCTCGCCACTGCCTGTGGGACCccagacaagttacttaactcctGGAGGCTGCAATTTCCCCTTTTAGAAAACGGAGATAGGTGACACGACCCTGCAGGGACACGGACGGGTGAGCGGCCCGGCGCCCGTCAAGTGCCTAAGATGCTGCTGAAGGAGAAGGTGCCCGTGAGCGGTCCCTTCACGGCTCCCTTCCGCCTGGCTCCTCCTCCGCCAAGGCCCCGACGGAGAGCGTCCGCAGGGCAGTAACTCTACATCCTGTCGAACGTCCAGCGCTGGCACCGTATCTGGCACCCAGCAGATGCTAGCAAACAGCTCACGCGGAGTGAAGTTCACGTCCACGCAAGACACAGACAAGCAGCCAAAACACCGCTGCGCCCGGGCCACACACCGGAGCCCACCGCCTCCGGCCTCCCAGGGCGACCTCACCTGAGCAGCTTTGCTTTGCTCTGAAGTGAATCGAGAACCTCGATTTTCTTGTTCATGGCGGCGATGTCCTGCTCCAGGTTCTCCCGGGTGACGTCAACTTGCTGGCACAGGTGGGCAAAGGTCCCAGACAGTTCCCTGAGTGGGAGAGAGTCGGGATCAACGGGGCCACGTGGCTGGTTTGCAGAACACGGGCACTGGCTAGATCCACCTGGTGCCCATCGGTCAGCCGCTGGCAGCTCTGCCCTGCACCACGCCGGTGTGGCAGAATCTTCTCCGCCCGCTGCCCAGACCAAGGACGCCACACACGCTCAGCGTCACCACAGTGAGAGACCCAGGAGCACCCTGCCTGGGGCACAGCAGGCGGggattcagatcccagctctgccgctAATCACCAAGTGGCAGGGGAAAAGGGACCGCCCCtcgagcctcggtttccccatctggaaaaaGGAGACGCCCGCACAAACAATGTCTACTTCAAAGGGttcacagagaaaatgaaaaattaggtgCGGGCAAGGGGCCCACCACGCAGCAGTGTGAGGAAGGCAGGCCGGCACTCCTCCCTCCCCGACTAGCCAGGCAGGCAGCCTGGCCCCCTCCTGCCCAAAGCTGTGCCAGGAAGACAGGGCCGGGTCTTAGAATTTCAAAGCTCTGCCTACAGACCTTGAAAAAACACTACAAGTAACGTCCCTCGTCCACCCGCATCTCCCTTCCTTGGGGGAACAGAGGCCTAACTGGTCCCGGCCCCGAGCATAGGGTGTCCCCGGAAACAGCTTTCTCCCCATCCCTGGTCTCAGAGCCGACACTGCACGGCTGAAGGCCAGCGTCAGATGATGCTGGGGATCCAGCGGTTCCCAGGGCAGGTCCAAGGGAAGCTAGCGGGAAGTTCTGAACCAGAGGagccggccccggccccgcgggGGACTCACTGCTGGACTTGGTGGCTGCAGTTGGAGCCGGTGTAGCTGATGATGAGTTGTAACTTCTCGCTGGCATACTCCACGAACTGACGCTTGAAGGCCCTCTCCTTGGCCCTGGTGGTCCAGGTCAGACGCTCGTAGACATACAGGAGGCCATAGAGCCCAAAGGACAGGGCAATGAGCCGCCAGCCCACCGCCTTCCACACCTGCAGAGCCACAGCGATCAGCCGATGTGGACCCTCTGCCGCCCCCCTGCCTCTCCCAAGGGCCCCAAAGAGCCTTTGTGTCTCTCCTCAGAACGCCTCCTTCCACACCTCTTTGATCCCACGGAGGCCAGAAGGGCAGGAACCTAATTCAGAAACAGGGTAACTTAGCGTTGGTCACACGAGAAGACTTGTGCtaggaggtgggggtaggggaggggcggtTAGGGGAGTGTCGGGGATAGGGGAGCGTTGGGAGTAGGGGAGGAGGCACTGGCACCAGAAGCATGGAACCAGACACGCAGAGTCCCTAAAGACAAAAGCAGGTGCTCTAAAGTGACATTCCATCCTGAGGACACTGACGAGTAGAATCCCTCACGTCTTTCCTCAGAGGGTGGCTTCTGTCGCTCTGGTCCGTGACACTCTAGTTCAAGGCAGCGAGGTCACAAAAAGCACTGGACACAGAGCCAGAAATCAAGGCGTCAGTGCCACCTGCCGTCCTGGTTGAAACCCACGCCAAGTTTCTTTACACACGTTCCTCCCAAAAGAGGCCTGATGGTCTCTCCAGGTCTCAGGGTGGTTTGGGTAAAATGGGCTATTTGACAGGGTCCCGTGACCACCGAGTACCGGCGCCTCAGCTAATGACCCTCTGCCAGGTCACCGTCTGAAACAAGCCACACGGCACGCCACGTCTGTGGAGACGGAGAGCAAGGGGCCTCAGCTGTGTCCACCCCAGTCTTCCGACCTGAGAGCACAATCCCCAGCAGTTTTGTCCCTGTCACATCTGCCACCACTCTACGGCTCGAACGACCACAGCAGAGAGAGCAAGCCCACATCCCCAGCAAACTCAGGGTGAAAGTGTCCTGGCCGCAGTGTGTCGTGCGTCAGGACGTGGGGAGTACCCCAGCCACCAAGAAGGCAGCCTGCGATCTCAGGCTTTGGAGTGGAAAGGAAAGGGCAAGAAAACCAGGAGACAGACACGCGAGGGTTCAAGGCCCAGCCTGGTCTCTCTGTCTTAAACCCTTGCCAGTTTCGCTCTGGGCTTCCTCACCTCCTGGCCACGCCCACCTGTCTGGACTCCAGCTTTGTCACCTTCTCGGGTCCCTTCCCCGAAGCCCGTCACGTAGTAGAGGCCTTCAGGTCAGAGTTCCAATCCTAACTGTCTTTGGCGAGCCACCCAGACTTTCCTCCTCTGTCACAAGGGAGCGGTGCCGTCTGAACGTCGCATCGGCTGAGACTTCAAGAAGTCAATGACTAACACGCCGAAGCTCAGGCTGAGGCCGCACAGCTCCCGAGACCAGAGACCACCGTGAGAAGCCGCCGGTGGGCGTGAAAACGCCGCTGTGTGGACGCAGGGACCCTGACCAGCACCGTGCCCCTCGGGCCCCACCTGCCtgtcctccagcccccacccttccCAGGCAGGGCTGCTCACTGACCACGCCTCCGACAACGAGAATGCCCATGGAGGTCCTGGACGTCAGGGAGGCCAGGCCGGTGACCATGGAAACCATGAGCTCTTCCTGGGTGAGGGAGCCCTGCGGCAGCGGGGGCATGCTGGGGTTGGCTGGCGTCAGGGGGATGGGGCGCTGCACCTGAAAAGACATGACAGGAGGGGTAAGAAGAATGTGGCAGGTCTCTGGTTCAACAGAACCCTCAGTGACCCTCAGGACCAGGGGTCCTGGGACAGGGACACAGAGCGGCTCTTCGGTTtccaaaaaggcaaaaagaaaattaagctttGCGTGCAGCAAGGAAGGACCGAAGCTTTGTAACAGACCTGCCAGCCCCAAGGTGAGCACTGTGGGGACCCCACAAAATGCAAGCAATGGCAGCCCCAAATGCCTCGGTACAATTCCCCCGAAGTGGGGGTGTGCACCAGGCGCAGTACACACGAGTTCGACAGATAGAGACACGAgtggttttaaaaatctaaattttaagggcgcctgggtggctcagtcagttaagcgtctgacttcggctcaggtcatgatctcacagtacatgggttcaagccccacgtcgggccccgtgcggacagctcggagcctggagcctgcttcggatcctgtgtctccctctctctctctctgccccctcccctgcttctgcgcatgcgtgctctctctctcaaaaataaaaaattttttaaaaatctaaattctaaAACGGTGGTATGTGGATAGACATAAATCATCTATATTCACAAGTCACACGCTTCATTTGATATACGTTAGAAAAAACACTCGGCTAACGTTTTTAATTCCGCAGATATCGGTGCTTAAGTCAAGGCTGCGTGGATTTGTGGCAAAAACCCGGACCGTGGTGTGGTAGCACACGTGCCGCGGCTGAAAGCTGAAACCTGAGAATGGCTCCTAGGTCTGGAGACAGGTGCAGACTGACCTCTGGTGACACCCAAGGGTGCGGGACACTGCTTGCCTGGTCACCGTAGCCCATCAAGGCCCGGCGGCTGTTCTTGGGGCCCAGGAACCTATTCACCAGCATGGTCCACCCGAGTGAAAAATGGAACTCGATGTCCTCCTGGAAGTCAGCACACAGCTTGTCACAGTTCAGGTCGTAGCTGAGGGAGAAGCACTGCCGAGGGACCAGCATGTCTATCTGACTCCGCACAGACGCAGGAAGGAGGGGCTTCAAACCATCTGTCGGGAACACAAACGAGGGGAAAGCGCATCGGCTCGGCCCTGTGCCACAGCGGGGTCCAGCCTCGAAATGGAGGCCGTGCCAGCCTCCGCCGAGGACGCGGACCGCTCTGCAGGAATGGCCTGTGGCGCCACAAGGGCCCCTCCCAGAGAGGCAGGCCAGCTGGCCCCAGGGGTGTGTGGACCGAGGCTCCAACACCTGCTGACGTTTATGCTTCGGGTGAATTTAAGGACAGGCCAAACTCTCAGCCTGTGACAGTCCCGTGTGGTAACTCAAGCCGGCTCCCCGAGTCTGCGTGTGGAACACAGGCTCTGCACACCCCAAGAACCTGAGGGTACCGGACAGACTCATCGTCAAGAGTGACAGACAAGGAGAGGCCGTTATTCCTGTGGACTGGCCTCCAAAGCTGACCGCTGGGCAACCCAAAGCCCCAGTCTCAAGTCCCCACTGACCTATCATGTCCTGCTGCATGGTTTGCAGAGAGCTGGTGATGGCTGTGGAGCAGCGGTCGGACATATTCCGGCCCAGTCCTTCCTCTATATGGCGGTGCAATTCCTGCAACAGGgaggcagaggttcagagaggcaaCGCCCCCGTCAGGAGTTCGTTCTGGGGAGCCAGGGGACAAGGAAGCCCGAGGCTGGTCAGCCCGCACCCAGCAGGTGACCGCGGAACGCGGAGTGGAGCCTGGGTCCTATCTCCCTGGCTGAGGGACCCTGATGCAGACCAGCAGGGGCCGAATCACTGTCGCGTGGCAATTCCACCCAGCGGCCCAAGGGATTAAAGCGAGTCCCCGTGCAGAACACCTGCTGCTTAACGACTCACGTTCTTGTAGACCTTGAGGACCACCGGGGAAGGGTGGAAATCCATCTGGTATTCGTCCACCAGCACGGAGAGGCGCCTGATCTCCTCCGCCATCGCAGTGGACACCTGCGGGAGAGGGACGCGTACCGTGAAGCATGGAGGGCAGGTGAGCCTGGTTCCCTCCTGCAGCACCAGGAGAGCCTAACGAGTCCTCGCAGACCGCATGAGCTTCCCCACAAGCCAGCGGTCTTCTCAGCTCCCCTACGGCGGGAAAGCTTTTGAGGGAGAAGGGATGTCCGAATGGCGGGCAGATGCTCCTTGGAGATGTGGAGGGGAGGCCCAGAGCACAgggacttgcccagagtcacacgaGGGAccagggagcccagggaggcTATGCGCCCGCTCCAGTCAGGGCCACAACTTCCTTCTGGAAGGCTGAGAAACCGCCAGCACCCTGGACACTCCTAGGCAGTCCAGATCGCCCAGAGTGCTTCCTCCACGATCCGCACCTGCCTCTCCACCTCCTCCGTGATCTGTTTAATCCGCAGCTTATAGTCCTGCGCCAGGAGCTCCAGCTGCTTGTCAATAAACCTCAGCCGCTCTTGCCGTTCTTCCCGCATCTCCAGGCAGTAGACCCTGAGAGAAAGCGCGCTGGGCTCAGGAGCGGGTC harbors:
- the MFN2 gene encoding mitofusin-2 isoform X4, coding for MKVAFFGRTSNGKSTVINAMLWDKVLPSGIGHTTNCFLRVEGTDGHEAFLLTEGSEEKRSVKTVNQLAHALHQDEQLHAGSLVSVMWPNSKCPLLKDDLVLMDSPGIDVTTELDSWIDKFCLDADVFVLVANSESTLMQTEKQFFHKVSERLSRPNIFILNNRWDASASEPEYMEEVRRQHMERCTSFLVDELGVVDRGQAGDRIFFVSAKEVLNARIQKAQGMPEGGGALAEGFQVRMFEFQNFERRFEECISQSAVKTKFEQHTVRAKQIAEAVRLIMDSLHVAAQEQRVYCLEMREERQERLRFIDKQLELLAQDYKLRIKQITEEVERQVSTAMAEEIRRLSVLVDEYQMDFHPSPVVLKVYKNELHRHIEEGLGRNMSDRCSTAITSSLQTMQQDMIDGLKPLLPASVRSQIDMLVPRQCFSLSYDLNCDKLCADFQEDIEFHFSLGWTMLVNRFLGPKNSRRALMGYGDQASSVPHPWVSPEVQRPIPLTPANPSMPPLPQGSLTQEELMVSMVTGLASLTSRTSMGILVVGGVVWKAVGWRLIALSFGLYGLLYVYERLTWTTRAKERAFKRQFVEYASEKLQLIISYTGSNCSHQVQQELSGTFAHLCQQVDVTRENLEQDIAAMNKKIEVLDSLQSKAKLLRNKAGWLDSELNMFTHQYLQPSR